Part of the Paenibacillus kyungheensis genome, ACCGAGGGGAGCCCGTACGAGTATTTCCCGTTGCACAGCATACAAGCGAATACGATGCTAAAGCAAAATTTATTTCAGCATATCATTGTCTATGAAAATTATCCTATTCAGCGAGAATTAAGTAGTTCCAACACTACAATAGACGAGCTAGGTTTTGCTGTGAATAATTTTGAAATGCGTGAGCAGACTAATTACGATCTGAATATCATTTTCGTGCCGGGAGAACTGATGACCGTGACAATGACTTATAACGCTGAAGTCTATTCCAAGGCAGGTGTTCAAGCGATTGAGTCACATTTAAGTCAGCTGGTTCGCTCCGTGCTGGACAACCCGTCTGCCGAGTTGTCCGATTTGGAAGTGATCACCGTGGCTGAGCGAAAAGCGCAGTTACCTTTCCACCACCTTGCGGTCTACCCTGAGCAAGTGACATTATCCGAGCTGTTCGAACAGCAAGTGCAGCGAACCCCCGACACGATTGCCGTTGTCTATGAAGGGGAAAGCATAACCTACCGTGATCTTAATGCTCGAGCGAACCAACTTGCATATGTACTTCACAGCAAAGGAGCAAAGCCGGACAAATTTGTAGCGTTACTTTTCAGCCGCTCTATCGATATGATTGTGGCGATCCTTGCCACTTTAAAAGCAGGGAGCGCTTACGTACCCATAGATCCAGCATATCCGGAACAGCGGATACGTTATATGTTGGAGGATAGTCAAGCGGTTTTGTTGCTGGTAGATCCGGAACATCGTCAAGCGGCGTCCTGTTTCGAAGGAACCATCATTCAAATGAATGATCCGGAGATTACATCTGCTGCGGATTCCGATAGACGGCAAGAAGCAACCGCACAGAATTTGGCTTATGTTATATATACTTCTGGCACGACAGGTATGCCTAAAGGAGTCATGATTGAGCATCGCAACGTTGTGAGTCTGTTTTTCCATGAAGGCTGTTTATTTGATTTTGGGGCAGACGACGTTTGGACGATGTTTCATTCCTATTGCTTCGACTTCTCTGTCTGGGAAATGTATGGGGCGCTTTTGCACGGTAGCAAACTCGTCATTGTACCGGATCAAATCGTCCGTGATCCACAAGGATTTCTGGAGTTATTACAACAAGAACAGGTGACGATTTTGAACCAGACACCAACGATGTTCTATCACATTATACAAGCGGATGAGAAGCTGTCCAATTTCGATCTTCGGCTCAGAATAGTTATTTTTGGCGGAGAAGCGCTTGCTCCTTATCAGCTTAAAGGATGGAAAAGAAGGCATCCTCAAATACGTCTGATCAATATGTATGGTATTACTGAGACAACCGTACACGTAACCTTTAACGAAATTACGGATGCCGATATTGAGCGTAACTTAAGTAATATTGGATCACCGCTTCCGACGCTGAGGCTATACATTTTGGATGAGGGTTTGAATCTGCTTCCGCAAGGCGCGCCAGGGGAAATATACGTAGGAGGCGAAGGCGTTGCACGTGGTTATTTGAATCGGCTTGAGTGGACGAACGAGCGATTTATCTCAAATCCTTATGCCCCCGGCGATATTCTGTATAAGACGGGAGATTTGGGTAAATGGCACCACAATTGGCAAATGGAGTATCTAGGACGTGCCGATCAACAGATTAAAGTGCGGGGTTACCGAATTGAAGTAGATGAAATCGAATTTTGTTTGCTCCAGCATGATGCTATACAAGAAGTGGTAGTACTAAGCAAAAAAGGCGCCGGAGGCACGGTCGTTCTTTGTTCGTATATCAAGGCAAATCGGACACTCCAATTAGAGGAAATTAGGGGTTATATCGGGGATAAATTGCCATCGTATATGGTTCCTTCGTTTTTTTATCAGGTGAATACTATTCCTTTGACGACAAATGGAAAAGTTGATCGGCAGGCATTATTAGCTTTAGAACATGCAATGGGTACTTCAATAGAGCAAAAGACGGCAGCAACGGATGAGGTTGAGCGGGAACTGTTTGCGATGTGGAAACAGGTGTTAGGAGTCGAGCATTTTGGGATACACGATCACTTTTTTGATGTCGGCGGCAATTCTATCCTGCTCATACAAGTTCACAATTTAATAGACAATCGTTATCCAGGGAAAATGACGATTGCCGATTTATTCACATATTCCACCATTTCCAAACAGAAAGAACTAATTTACCAAACAAGCCGTTCGGAATCATCATCGGTGAACATACAAGGACTGGTACTGCCTTCGAGCTACTATGCAGAGAATGATGAACGAAGAGAAGCTACTCATTACCGCTTCTCTTTGTCAGATGTTCTGTACAATCAACTTATGTCGATTTCTCGACAGGAGCAAGTGACGATTGTTGAATTGATGCAAGGATTGTTCGTATACGTCCTTTCCGAATTGCTAGAAACTCAAAACATATCGTTACAAATTCTGATGGAAAAAGGTATTTTGCAAATCGGGATTGACTTCCAGTCTGTATCAGATTTTTCAGAGCTGTTCCGTAAAATATCGGATCAGAAACAGCCTCAGAGCGAGCTTTACAATTACTCGCACCTTAATCAATCTAGACAACAAGCACTTCCAGAAACTGTATATCCAGTGTTCGCTCAATCGACTAAAGACGACCGTCTTTTGAATTTGACGGACTACTTTGATTTCGGGCTAGAGTGGAGAACTGGTGACAAAGGGGCAGAGTTTATCTTTCACATGGATCATCGCCGTCTGGATAAAGAAAAAATGCGATCTATATATTCCAAATATGTTGCTTTCCTCAAAGTGTTTGCTGAAAATCAGAAAGCTGTCGTTCGCAAATCCTAATTCATAAATAATGGTGGTGCTTAATCATGCAAAAAATTGGAGTCATCGGTGCGGGAACGATGGGAATTGGACTTTCACAGTCGCTGGCCCAAGCTGGCTTAGATGTCGTTCTTGTTGATATTGCAGATCATATTCTTGCTCATTCCAAGAAAGAAATTCAAAAAAATATACGCTTCTCGACTCTTTTTAAAAAAGACCCTTCGTTGGAAAGTGTAAAGACTGTACTTGGAAGAATTACTTTTACTACAGATTATCATTTACTGAGCGATATCGATTTTCTTGTCGAGAACGTGACCGAAAAATATGAAACAAAACGTGCACTTTACAAAATGATTGATCCCATTTGTTCTCCAGAATGTGTGTTTGCTATTAATACGTCTTGTATCTCGATAACTAAGCTCGCAGCTGAGACAAAACGTCCGGATCGGGTGATTGGAATGCATTTCATGAATCCGATTACAATGAAGCAAACCATTGAAGCGATTCGGGGATTTCACACTTCAGACGAGACTATCGAAAACGCTAAAGCTTTTCTTGCCCGATTTGATAAGAATATGATTCTCGTCAATGATCTACCGGGATTTGTTTCGAACCGCATTTCCCATCTATTCATGAATGAAGCCGCATTTGTGGTACAGGATCAAGTGGCCGAGCCGAAAGATGTCGATGATATTTTCAAGCAGTGCTTTAATCATGCAATGGGCCCGTTGGAAACTGCCGATCTTATCGGTCTCGATACAGTTGTAGATTCACTTGATGTGCTTTACGAAAGTTACCAGGATCCGAAGTATCGCGTTTGTCCACTGCTACGTAAAATGGTTGAAGCTGGTCTACACGGCCGCAAGAGCGGTCACGGTTTTTACGATTACTCGAACGAGCTGAGTTAACAGAATACTTTATCTTATTTTAGAAAGGTGTACTTCTACATGCGATTTGGGCTAAGTAAAAAGCAAGAACAGTTTCAAGAAGAATGTCGTTTGTTTGTCGATCGTGAAGTCATGCCACTGGCTAACCAAATGGATCGGCAGGAAAATACTTCCGAAGAATTGATCGCGAGAGTAGCAGAGCAGGGATATCTAGGAGCAGTGGTTCCCAGTATATACGGCGGAAGTGAACTTGATTACATGAGTCTCGGACTGATGCATGAACAAATCGGTCGCGGATGCTCTTCTATACGTAGCTTGCTAACCGTTCACGGCATGGTGACATTGGCTATCCGCAAGTGGGGAACCGAGCAACAGAAGCAACAGTGGCTTCCTGATTTGGCTACGGGGAGTCTAATCGGTGCATTCGGTCTGAGCGAGCCCAATGCTGGTGCTGATGCGAAAAGCATCGAGACGACAGCAGAACTGGTAGATGGACGCTATATTCTTAATGGTCGAAAGAAATGGATTACCTATGGTCAAATTGCCGATCTCTTTCTAATATTTGCATGCTATGAAGGACAGCCTACTGCTTTCTTGGTGGAGCGTAGCAGCAAAGGTTGCACGACTCATGCAATTGAGGGCATTTTAGGAACAAGAGCTTCGATGCTTGCAGAGCTACACATGGAACATTGCGAAGTCCCCATGGAGAATAAGTTGGGGGGAATAGGGCTCGGGCTATCGTTTGTAGCCACTCACTGTCTAGATTACGGACGATTTTCTATTGCTTTCGGTGCAGTTGGCATTGGACAAGGATGTTTGAACGATAGTCTCGAATATACATTAAAGCGCAAGCAGTTTGGCGTTGCTCTTCGTGAACATCAGCTGATTCAAAAAATGATCACTGAGATGACTGTCCATATTGAAGCGGCTCGGTTACTTTGTATGCAATTAGCTGATTTGGCCGATTCAGGAGATCCCGATTCTATAATTGCTGGCTGGAAAGCGAAGTATTTTGCAACGTCTATATTAGGTAAAATTACGAGCGATACGGTTCAAATTCAAGGAGCATACGGTTGTAGTATAGACAGTAACGCTCAACGGTATTTCCGTGATGCTAAAATTATGGAAATTATCGAAGGGACAACCCAAATGCATGAAATGATTATAGCTGCCAATGCCTATACGTCAAATGAATATGAGGTCAAATAAATATGAAGCTGTTTTGTTTCCCATACGCAGGAGGATCTGCGACCGTGTATCAGAAATGGAACAAGTATTTAGCCGGCTCAGTTGACCTTTGTCCGGTAGAATTAGCGGGAAGAGGAGTAAGATCTCGGATTCCCTTGTACAATGACTTTAAAAAGATGGTAGAGGATGTATTTATAAATATAAAACCACAAATTTTAGAAGGTTCATACGCTTTTTATGGGCACAGTATGGGAGCACGGCTTTCTTTCGAACTGGCAAATCGTATTCTAGAGAGTGGATTAAGCGGTCCTAAGTTTATGTTTATGTCGGGATGCGGTGCTCCGGACTTTGAGGCAACCCGGCGACCGTATCATTTGCTTCCATACGATGAATTTAAAGAGAAAGTCGCAGGTTTAGGTGGCATGCCTCCAGAAATATTAAATAACGATGATATATTTAACTACTATGAGCCGATCATTCGCTCAGATTTCAAAAATTTGGAGACGCTTACTTTTCGAGCTTCTTATGTTCCTCTTGCTATCGATTTTGTTCTGATGCACGGTGATCAGGACTCAATTCCATTAGCAAATGTCGAAGCGTGGCGCAACTACACTTCACGATCTTGTCGAATCGAAACATTTAAAGGGGGTCATTTTTTTATCAATTATCACGAAGAACAAGTAACAGAAGTCATTAAAAGCGTGCTTTTAGGGTATGAAGTATAGTCGCAAGGAGTGAGCAGATTGGGACATTCTACAGATAATCTTTTTAAATGGGATAGTAGTCTATTGTCTGAAGTGTTAGTTAAAGAAAAAGTATCTGGCTGTTTGATCAGCATTGACAATGATATCGTCTATCAATTTTTTAAAAATAAGAAGATGCAAAAAAAGCAACACAAAGTAAACTCATGTACAAAAAGTGTGACCTCCTGCTTAATCGGCATCGCATGGGATCAGGGATATATCCCGGACTTGAGTACGCCAATTGTCGACTACTTTCCATCGTTGTTGGAAGATCGTGATCAGAGAAAACAGCTGATTACGATCGATGACTTGCTAACAATGACCGCCGGGTTCGATTGGCCGGAAATGGGAGAATGGGGAGGGTGGCCCCATATGATTCACAGTCCGAATTGGGTAAAATATGTACTTGAAAGGCCTTTAGTTACCGAACCCGGACAGACGATGAATTATAATTCAGGTTGCAGCCAGCTTTTACTCGCTATTTTACAAAAAATGACGAAGCAAAGAGCTCGTGATTACGCTGTTAATCATTTATTTTCACGGCTCGGGTTCAATGATTTTATCTGGCATGAAGACCCTCAAGGTGTCAATATTGGTGGATTTGGACTTCATATGACCATTCACGATCTGCATAAGTTCGGCATCTTGTACTTAAACAAAGGAAAATATGGGAAAAAGCGCCTGTTAAGCGAAGAATGGATTACTCGTACAACAAAACCTGAGCATTTGACATATTCTGCTTTCGGTCATTACGGACGGCATTGGTGGGTTTCCGAAGCACCCAATATTGGTACCTATTATTTTGCCATGGGAATGGGAGGGCAGTATTGCTGTATTGTTCCATCTCTAGGGATGAATATCACCATCACAAGCGATACTTACGGCGATACTGTGAAACCGTTACAAATCATTAAAAACGTTTTATTACAGTAGACATTCAAAGACACATAAAATAAATGAATATACAAGATGCTATCAAACAAAAAAAGGCGTCGATAATAATAAATTGAACCCTACAAAATGGACGCTTTGAAAAAAGTCATATTGTAGGGTTTTATTTGTATACCCTAAAGAAAAAAATAAGTAGTGATCAAAACGCATGTTAAAAAGTTATTTTGTAAGTAAAAAATATATGAGTAACTGATTGGTCACGTATTATAAGCCTATCTAATCGGTGGGTAAAATCATAATCTCGATCTAATAAAGAGATTGTAGTCATTTAAAAATGATCAAAAATTTATTGGAATCAATAAATGAATTAATGTGATGCATATATTGTTTACATCTGTAATTTCTAATTCACCATGTTCAGATGGTTTTAATATTTTAACAATACATATGAACAAATAAAACTAACTTCAAATTTCAAATCATTAAATCATATACACAAAACTCGTATTTCTTTTAGTTAAAATAAAATCATATTTAGTCTTATTACATAAGGATATAATTATAATGTGTCATATTATAATTATATTTGAAATAATAAAACAAATTTTAATAAATAGGTATCTTAAACATGGCTAAAGTATTAAGTGTGGATTTTACCGGATATACTAGCTAGTGTACGGAAAGCTATAGTGATTAATTAACAAAAATAATATAATAAATCTCAGATGTTTACGACACTAATATAAAGAATACAACTTACAGTTACAATGTAAGTTGACTTGATATGGATACAGTTTAAAGTATCCGTACAAAAAGAGACCAGCTACTTACGTTATGTCTGAAAGAAGTTTTGGATACGTATGCACATTTTTATTGGTCTAGTCGATTGGTAACCTCACCATTGGATGGGGATAGTTGCTAAATCTGAATCCATGGCATGACATATAGCTAACCTATACAGAGCATGTTCAAATTTTTTGAAATACTTAAACCGTTTAAATGGATGTTAGTCAAATGACGGAATATACAAGATCTGGTGTGAGAAGGTCTGGTGATTACCTACAGGATTTGGTAGCTTTAGAAAACATATTTGAAATGCTGGAGCATCCAAAAAGGTTTAAATATATCAAAGTGGAAGCGGATGAAGTTGGATACCTAGATCATGTGGTTGCTCTTAATTCAAACGGAAGATATGTTGTTAAACAAGTTAAGTTTTCAACATATCCTGAACAAGATGATGATGAATATACTTAGGATAAACTCTTAGAAGAACAGCAAGGGAACAAAAGATTGCTTCCACTATTGCTCAAGAAATGGGCAACGTCTTTCTTAGACATAAAGCAAAAAGGTTTATTACATGAAGCCAGTACCAATGATATATTCTACCGTCACACGATGCGTAGCGCAGGCGCCAGAAATCGAAGCGTACGGGCAAAAGTGGGCATACGTCGACACAGTAGATATCGGCACATCGACGTTAACCAAATTCACAGAAGGAGAAGGACTCTACAAAGACCAAATGTATTACTTTCCCGGAACTCCCATTCGTCCTGCTACCTCTCCTTTTATCATATGACGCAAGGCTCCCCCCTTCCACAATCAAATCAATATGATGATCGACTGCAAATTGGATTAAAGAATGTAGTGCGATACTGCCGCTTCCGATTTCTTTACAAGACATTTGAAGATCATAGATATATATTTTTCTTTTGATCAGCAGTATTAGAAACTCGTGATTGTAGAAAAGAGCCATAATTGAGCCGGGCGACTATTATGTAAATAGGAATCGTAGAATACGTAACCGAATGACGCTGTAAGTCTAGATATGCGCAATATAATAGAAGATATTCTTCACAAAATTGTCACGTCAAACGCTGATTAATCAGTATTTGACGCTTTTTTTTAAAAGTTAGTACATTTAAAGGAAAAAAGGGTAATAGCATTAGAGAACTAATGTTAGAAACGATTCATTTCCAGTTTAAATGGTAAAAAAGTGAGGTTATCCTAAT contains:
- a CDS encoding thioesterase II family protein; the encoded protein is MKLFCFPYAGGSATVYQKWNKYLAGSVDLCPVELAGRGVRSRIPLYNDFKKMVEDVFINIKPQILEGSYAFYGHSMGARLSFELANRILESGLSGPKFMFMSGCGAPDFEATRRPYHLLPYDEFKEKVAGLGGMPPEILNNDDIFNYYEPIIRSDFKNLETLTFRASYVPLAIDFVLMHGDQDSIPLANVEAWRNYTSRSCRIETFKGGHFFINYHEEQVTEVIKSVLLGYEV
- a CDS encoding serine hydrolase domain-containing protein — translated: MGHSTDNLFKWDSSLLSEVLVKEKVSGCLISIDNDIVYQFFKNKKMQKKQHKVNSCTKSVTSCLIGIAWDQGYIPDLSTPIVDYFPSLLEDRDQRKQLITIDDLLTMTAGFDWPEMGEWGGWPHMIHSPNWVKYVLERPLVTEPGQTMNYNSGCSQLLLAILQKMTKQRARDYAVNHLFSRLGFNDFIWHEDPQGVNIGGFGLHMTIHDLHKFGILYLNKGKYGKKRLLSEEWITRTTKPEHLTYSAFGHYGRHWWVSEAPNIGTYYFAMGMGGQYCCIVPSLGMNITITSDTYGDTVKPLQIIKNVLLQ
- a CDS encoding 3-hydroxyacyl-CoA dehydrogenase family protein; its protein translation is MMQKIGVIGAGTMGIGLSQSLAQAGLDVVLVDIADHILAHSKKEIQKNIRFSTLFKKDPSLESVKTVLGRITFTTDYHLLSDIDFLVENVTEKYETKRALYKMIDPICSPECVFAINTSCISITKLAAETKRPDRVIGMHFMNPITMKQTIEAIRGFHTSDETIENAKAFLARFDKNMILVNDLPGFVSNRISHLFMNEAAFVVQDQVAEPKDVDDIFKQCFNHAMGPLETADLIGLDTVVDSLDVLYESYQDPKYRVCPLLRKMVEAGLHGRKSGHGFYDYSNELS
- a CDS encoding non-ribosomal peptide synthetase, with the translated sequence MSKKIEIQNVYSLSSMQEGMLFHSLVHKESGEYVLQAEFDIHGSINVETFRKSLRILANRYDILRSIFNYKKASRPLQIVLKERSISVQVEDLCHLEEVEKTQQLQVFKRADLIRSFDLTKDMLIRTAIIRTEEDRCKLMLTYHHILMDGWCLGILFNELTQIYDSLKNNTDLHLPYVYPYWMYIKWVEEQNKEQAERYWEQLLAGYEQSALLPQAEVRHDHVQYQFQKYTFSFDLSTTRELTMLAQHSQVTLYTVMQTLWGVLLQRYNNTTDVVFGAVVSGRPADLVGSERMVGLFINTVPVRIRREDKESFAELVTKVQLQMTEGSPYEYFPLHSIQANTMLKQNLFQHIIVYENYPIQRELSSSNTTIDELGFAVNNFEMREQTNYDLNIIFVPGELMTVTMTYNAEVYSKAGVQAIESHLSQLVRSVLDNPSAELSDLEVITVAERKAQLPFHHLAVYPEQVTLSELFEQQVQRTPDTIAVVYEGESITYRDLNARANQLAYVLHSKGAKPDKFVALLFSRSIDMIVAILATLKAGSAYVPIDPAYPEQRIRYMLEDSQAVLLLVDPEHRQAASCFEGTIIQMNDPEITSAADSDRRQEATAQNLAYVIYTSGTTGMPKGVMIEHRNVVSLFFHEGCLFDFGADDVWTMFHSYCFDFSVWEMYGALLHGSKLVIVPDQIVRDPQGFLELLQQEQVTILNQTPTMFYHIIQADEKLSNFDLRLRIVIFGGEALAPYQLKGWKRRHPQIRLINMYGITETTVHVTFNEITDADIERNLSNIGSPLPTLRLYILDEGLNLLPQGAPGEIYVGGEGVARGYLNRLEWTNERFISNPYAPGDILYKTGDLGKWHHNWQMEYLGRADQQIKVRGYRIEVDEIEFCLLQHDAIQEVVVLSKKGAGGTVVLCSYIKANRTLQLEEIRGYIGDKLPSYMVPSFFYQVNTIPLTTNGKVDRQALLALEHAMGTSIEQKTAATDEVERELFAMWKQVLGVEHFGIHDHFFDVGGNSILLIQVHNLIDNRYPGKMTIADLFTYSTISKQKELIYQTSRSESSSVNIQGLVLPSSYYAENDERREATHYRFSLSDVLYNQLMSISRQEQVTIVELMQGLFVYVLSELLETQNISLQILMEKGILQIGIDFQSVSDFSELFRKISDQKQPQSELYNYSHLNQSRQQALPETVYPVFAQSTKDDRLLNLTDYFDFGLEWRTGDKGAEFIFHMDHRRLDKEKMRSIYSKYVAFLKVFAENQKAVVRKS
- a CDS encoding acyl-CoA dehydrogenase family protein; this encodes MRFGLSKKQEQFQEECRLFVDREVMPLANQMDRQENTSEELIARVAEQGYLGAVVPSIYGGSELDYMSLGLMHEQIGRGCSSIRSLLTVHGMVTLAIRKWGTEQQKQQWLPDLATGSLIGAFGLSEPNAGADAKSIETTAELVDGRYILNGRKKWITYGQIADLFLIFACYEGQPTAFLVERSSKGCTTHAIEGILGTRASMLAELHMEHCEVPMENKLGGIGLGLSFVATHCLDYGRFSIAFGAVGIGQGCLNDSLEYTLKRKQFGVALREHQLIQKMITEMTVHIEAARLLCMQLADLADSGDPDSIIAGWKAKYFATSILGKITSDTVQIQGAYGCSIDSNAQRYFRDAKIMEIIEGTTQMHEMIIAANAYTSNEYEVK